Proteins encoded by one window of Puntigrus tetrazona isolate hp1 chromosome 25, ASM1883169v1, whole genome shotgun sequence:
- the LOC122330565 gene encoding ras-related protein Rab-8B-like, which yields MAKTYDYLFKLLLIGDSGVGKTCLLFRFSEDAFNTTFISTIGIDFKIRTIELNGKKIKLQIWDTAGQERFRTITTAYYRGAMGIMLVYDITSEKSFENIKNWIRNIEEHASSDVEKMILGNKCDMNDRRQVSKERGEKLAIDYGIKFLETSAKTSVNVEEAFFTLARDIMARLSRKMNDGGQADSGGPVKISEKRSKKHSIFKCALL from the exons ATGGCGAAGACCTACGACTACCTTTTCAAACTCTTGCTAATAGGAGACAGCGGAGTGGGGAAGACATGTCTCCTGTTCAGATTCAGCGAGGACGCGTTTAACACCACCTTCATCTCCACAATCG GAATTGATTTCAAAATCAGAACTATTGAGCTGAATGGGAAGAAAATCAAGCTGCAGATATG gGACACGGCAGGACAGGAAAGATTTAGGACGATCACCACGGCGTACTACAGAGGCGCTATG GGCATTATGTTGGTATATGACATCACCAGTGAAAAGTCGTTCGAGAACATTAAAAACTGGATACGCAACATCGAGGAG CATGCATCATCTGACGTAGAGAAGATGATACTCGGAAACAAATGTGACATGAACGACAGGAGACAGGTGTccaaagagagaggagagaaa CTGGCAATTGATTATGGGATCAAGTTTTTGGAAACAAGTGCAAAAACCAGCGTAAATGTCGAAGAGGCCTTTTTCACCCTTGCTAGAGACATTATGGCTCGACTTAGCAGAAAAATG AATGATGGCGGTCAAGCAGATAGCGGAGGGCCTGTGAAGATTTCAGAGAAACGCTCTAAAAAGCACAGCATCTTCAAGTGTGCTCTGCTGTAA
- the LOC122330567 gene encoding transient receptor potential cation channel subfamily M member 1 has protein sequence MERGGRRASGSIKRASIKRSTSGSQKGQKAWIEKTFHKRECIHIFPAKDPTRCACGYLVTQHTAIAAGAATNKPEENQLVHVDPPQEKWLVVKHTQTIPTDAYGTIEFQGGGFINKAMYIRVSYDTKPDSLLHLMVKEWQLELPTLLISVHGGLQNFDLQPKLKQVFGKGLIKAAVTTGAWIFTGGVSTGVIRHVGDALKDHSSKSRGKVCAIGIAPWGILESKEDLIGKDVNKPYQAISNPLSKLAVLNNSHSHFILSDNGTCGKYGAEVKLRRQLEKHISLQKINTRLGQGVPVVCLIVEGGPNVISIVLESLREEPPVPVVVCDGSGRASDIISFAHKYSEVEGLVNEDAKEQLLVTIQKTFNYNKMQSGQILLMVIECMKKRELITVFRMGAEGQDDIEMAILTALLKGTNASAPDQLSLALAWNRVDIARNQIFVYGHNLPPVSALAAISTSAAPSQEKQKGATQRNKGKARGKKGKGGKAKPEQPEETDPRKLELLNWVNSLEQAMMDALVLDRVDFVKLLLENGVNIHHFLTIPRLEELYNTKLGPANTLHIVVRDVKKGNLPPDYQITLIDIGLVVEYLMGGAYRCNYTRKNFRALYNNLYGLKRPKALKLLGMEDDEPRPKGKKKQKKKKEEEEDIDVDDPEVSRFHYPFHELMVWAVLMKRQKMALFLWQRGEEGMAKALVACKLLKAMAHESSQSEMVDDISQDLDNNSKEFGTLAYELLDQSYKHDEQLAMKLLTYELKNWSNSTCLKLAVAAKHRDFIAHTCSQMLLTDMWMGSLRMGKNPGLKVILSLIFPPFILLLDFRLGDDVSHHVTVNSEDRKTKDDDKSGRDANADAASKKGDEEEGNKKMRRIPIGTKIYEFYNAPFTKFWFNTIAYLGYLMLYNYVVLVKMERWPSIQEWVVISYIITLGFEKVRQILMSEPGKLRQKINVWLEEYWNITDLAAISTFLLGLLLRLQSEPYMGYGRVIYCVDIIFWYIRVLDIFGVNKYLGPYVMMIGKMMIDMLYFVVIMLVVLMSFGVARQAILHPDEEPTWRLARNIFYMPYWMIYGEVFADSIDPPCGENLYDEDGKKLPPCIPGAWLTPAIMACYLLVANILLVNLLIAVFNNTFFEVKSISNQVWKFQRYQLIMTFHDRPVLPPPMIIFSHLYILFRKLCCRCSKKKEGELDEKDKGLKLILTPDELKMLYEFEEQCVEEYFREKEDEQLSSNDERIRVTNERVENMSMRLEEVNERENTMKASLQTVDLRLSQLEDINGRMVNALERLVGIDHSELTRTRSSASSICDPSSLQRHSSINSADGYSLYRYYLGVDDRPPEEKEADLSKTISTANLNTKEYGQNLEVDIPGVKRRLGSCVDIRIFPCDKDFEVEGTKPESPKSIVPDNQASSDRATVKEAVMTERAKLQATTSYPLEKVKAFKYYPGEIQSTCPSTVRRCWSTISFDQASGREPNQEEGMDESTATRRWSAGYEYKVHPSLFGQTPKVSMVRPLVEQIDQFSNSFKVEQHPDQPEQQMLRASSRHSIDEMGMQDGVKTMDSSGGSMNHERRQSVTEDGIRKGEELQSAGMTGRQASLDVVQVNKEEGSGNVDKCLKDREQEVTEETDDPEGGLGKEESSEKQDGEQTEEIPTGVSPCDSEVQADGSCLLLPEDTMFLPGRSKSWSTKPCKSLGNSLKRAHGSSSERDLAGTFGDSPDDPDKPAQKTTDNTPSNEP, from the exons GGCCAGAAAGCTTGGATTGAGAAAACTTTTCACAAAAGAGAATGTATTCACATATTTCCAGCCAAGGACCCAACACG GTGCGCCTGTGGTTATCTAGTGACTCAGCACACGGCCATTGCAGCAGGCGCCGCCACCAACAAACCTGAAGAGAACCAGCTTGTGCATGTGGACCCTCCTCAGGAGAAATGGTTGGTGGTCAAACATACCCAGACCATCCCTACAGACGCCTATGGCACCATTGAATTTCAAGGAGGAGGATTCATCAACAAAGCCATG TATATTCGGGTGTCATATGATACTAAGCCGGACAGCTTGCTGCATCTCATGGTAAAGGAATGGCAGCTGGAGTTGCCCACACTGCTCATATCAGTTCATGGTGGCCTACAGAACTTTGACCTGCAGCCCAAACTGAAGCAAGTTTTTGGGAAAGGCCTGATTAAGGCTGCTGTGACCACCGGAGCATGGATCTTCACTGGTGGCGTGAGCACTG GAGTGATCCGTCACGTTGGAGATGCTTTGAAGGACCACTCTTCTAAATCCAGAGGGAAGGTGTGTGCTATAGGCATTGCTCCATGGGGAATCCTGGAAAGCAAAGAGGATCTAATTGGAAAAGAT GTGAACAAACCATACCAAGCCATCTCCAATCCTCTGAGCAAACTTGCCGTTCTCAACAATAGCCATTCGCACTTCATACTATCCGATAACGGCACATGTGGGAAATACGGGGCGGAGGTCAAACTACGCAGACAGTTGGAGAAACACATCTCCCTCCAGAAGATTAACACGC GACTGGGCCAGGGTGTACCGGTTGTTTGTCTGATTGTGGAGGGGGGTCCCAATGTGATCTCGATTGTCCTGGAAAGCCTGCGTGAGGAACCACCTGTGCCTGTAGTGGTTTGTGATGGCAGTGGTCGAGCCTCTGACATCATTTCCTTCGCCCACAAATATTCTGAGGTTGAAGG acTGGTAAATGAGGACGCAAAAGAGCAACTACTAGTCACCATCCAGAAAACCTTTAACTACAACAAAATGCAGTCGGGTCAAATTCTGCTCATGGTCATTGAATGCATGAAGAAGAGAGAGTTG ATAACAGTGTTTCGGATGGGCGCTGAGGGACAAGATGACATTGAAATGGCTATCCTCACTGCGTTATTAAAAG GAACAAACGCATCAGCTCCAGATCAGCTGAGCTTGGCTCTGGCTTGGAATAGAGTGGATATAGCACGCAACCAAATCTTTGTGTATGGACACAATCTACCG CCTGTAAGCGCCCTCGCTGCCATCTCCACCAGCGCAGCACCATCTCAGGAAAAGCAGAAAGGAGCAACTCAACGTAACAAAGGAAAGGCTAGAGGAAAAAAGGGTAAAGGTGGCAAAGCCAAACCAGAACAACCAGAGGAAACTGACCCCAGAAAGTTAGAACTACTTAACTGG GTGAACTCCCTCGAGCAGGCCATGATGGACGCTTTGGTTCTGGACAGAGTGGATTTTGTCAAGCTCCTGCTAGAAAACGGTGTAAACATTCACCATTTTCTAACCATCCCTCGATTAGAGGAGTTATACAACACT AAACTTGGTCCTGCCAACACACTACATATTGTCGTGAGAGATGTCAAAAAG GGGAATCTCCCACCAGATTACCAAATCACACTGATCGACATTGGACTGGTAGTGGAGTACCTGATGGGTGGAGCCTATCGCTGTAACTACACAAGGAAAAACTTCAGAGCTCTTTATAACAATCTTTATGGACTAAAGAGG CCAAAAGCCCTAAAGCTGCTTGGAATGGAG GATGATGAGCCCAGgccaaaaggcaaaaaaaagcaaaagaagaagaaagaagaagaggaggacaTTGATGTGGATGACCCAGAGGTCAGCCGCTTCCATTATCCTTTCCACGAGTTGATGGTCTGGGCAGTGCTGATGAAAAGGCAGAAGATGGCTCTGTTCCTGTGGCAGAGGGGTGAGGAGGGTATGGCTAAAGCTCTGGTGGCCTGTAAGCTCCTCAAAGCCATGGCTCATGAGTCTTCTCAGAGTGAGATGGTGGATGACATATCCCAGGATCTCGATAACAACTCCAA GGAGTTTGGAACCTTGGCCTATGAGTTGCTGGATCAATCCTACAAACATGATGAGCAGCTAGCCATGAAACTGCTGACTTATGAGTTAAAGAACTGGAGTAACTCTACCTGTCTGAAGTTGGCAGTGGCTGCCAAGCACAGAGACTTCATAGCCCACACCTGCAGCCAGATGCTCCTCACTGACATGTGGATGGGTAGCCTGAGGATGGGTAAAAACCCAGGACTGAAG GTGATACTCAGCCTCATTTTCCCACCTTTTATCCTGCTGTTGGATTTCCGTCTTGGTGATGACGTGTCTCATCATGTCACTGTAAATAGTGAAGACAGGAAGACCAAGGATGATGATAAGTCTGGCCGG GATGCCAATGCAGATGCAGCCTCTAAGAAAGGAGACGAGGAGGAAGGTAATAAGAAAATGAGACGGATTCCTATTGGAACGAAGATCTATGAGTTCTACAATGCCCCTTTCACCAAATTTTGGTTCAATACT ATTGCCTACCTTGGCTATCTCATGCTGTACAATTACGTAGTGCTGGTGAAGATGGAGCGCTGGCCATCTATACAAGAGTGGGTCGTCATTTCATACATCATCACTTTGGGGTTTGAGAAAGTCAGACAG ATCTTGATGTCGGAACCAGGCAAGCTCAGGCAAAAGATAAATGTGTGGTTGGAAGAGTACTGGAACATCACAGACCTGGCTGCCATCTCGACTTTCTTGCTTGGGCTACTACTTAGGCTGCAAAGTGAACCTTACATGGGCTACGGTCGTGTGATCTACTGCGTAGACATTATCTTCTGGTATATCCGCGTACTGGACATATTTGGAGTCAACAAGTACCTAGGACCCTACGTCATGATGATTGGGAAAAtg ATGATTGACATGCTGTACTTTGTGGTGATCATGCTGGTGGTCCTGATGAGTTTTGGCGTGGCACGGCAGGCTATCCTCCACCCAGATGAGGAGCCCACATGGCGCTTGGCTCGCAACATCTTCTACATGCCTTATTGGATGATCTATGGAGAGGTGTTTGCAGATTCGATAGACC CCCCCTGTGGAGAAAACCTATATGATGAGGATGGAAAAAAGCTTCCACCCTGCATCCCTGGAGCCTGGCTGACTCCAGCCATCATGGCCTGTTATTTGTTAGTGGCCAACATCCTGCTTGTGAATTTGCTCATTGCTGTCTTCAA CAACACATTCTTTGAGGTTAAGTCCATTTCAAACCAGGTGTGGAAGTTTCAGAGATATCAGCTCATCATGACCTTCCATGACAGACCTGTGCTGCCTCCACCTATGATTATCTTTAGCCATCTCTACATCCTTTTTCGCAAACTCTGCTGCCGATGTAGCAAGAAAAAGGAGGGAGAACTGGATGAAAAGGATAAAGGATTAA AGCTTATTCTTACCCCGGATGAGCTGAAGATGCTTTACGAGTTTGAGGAGCAATGTGTGGAGGAATATTTCAGGGAGAAAGAAGATGAGCAACTGTCCTCAAATGATGAGCGTATCAGGGTTACAAATGAAAG GGTGGAAAACATGTCCATGCGCCTTGAGGAGGTGAATGAGAGGGAGAACACAATGAAGGCCTCCCTTCAGACAGTGGACCTTCGTTTGTCCCAGCTGGAAGACATTAATGGGCGAATGGTGAATGCCTTGGAAAGACTGGTGGGGATCGACCACTCCGAACTCACCCGGACACGCTCATCTGCCTCCTCTATTTGTGACCCTTCCTCTCTCCAACGTCACAGTAGCATCAATAGTGCTGATGGGTACAGCCTCTACCGCTATTACCTGGGTGTTGATGACCGCCCACCTGAGGAGAAAGAGGCAGATCTGAGTAAAACAATAAGTACTGCAAACCTCAACACAAAGGAATATGGCCAGAATCTAGAGGTGGATATTCCAGGGGTAAAAAGACGCCTTGGCTCATGTGTGGACATCCGAATCTTCCCTTGTGATAAGGATTTTGAGGTTGAAGGAACAAAGCCAGAATCACCAAAATCTATAGTTCCTGACAACCAGGCTTCTTCAGATAGAGCCACAGTGAAAGAAGCTGTGATGACGGAGAGAGCAAAACTTCAAGCAACTACCTCCTACCCTCTAGAAAAGGTGAAAGCTTTTAAATACTATCCTGGAGAAATACAAAGCACATGCCCCTCCACTGTACGAAGGTGTTGGAGCACAATCTCATTTGATCAAGCAAGTGGAAGGGAACCAAATCAAGAAGAAGGAATGGATGAGTCTACAGCTACAAGACGTTGGAGCGCTGGCTATGAGTATAAGGTACATCCTAGTCTTTTTGGTCAGACACCAAAGGTATCAATGGTACGACCCCTGGTAGAACAGATTGACCAGTTCAGCAACAGTTTTAAAGTAGAGCAACATCCTGACCAACCTGAGCAACAAATGCTGAGAGCTTCTTCTAGACACAGTATAGATGAGATGGGAATGCAAGATGGGGTGAAGACAATGGACAGTTCAGGTGGATCAATGAATCATGAAAGACGTCAGTCAGTTACTGAAGACGGGATAAGAAAGGGCGAAGAGCTACAATCTGCGGGGATGACTGGAAGACAGGCATCGCTTGATGTAGTTCAGGTAAATAAGGAAGAAGGGAGTGGCAATGTGGACAAATGCCTGAAAGATAGGGAGCAGGAGGTGACAGAAGAAACAGATGACCCTGAGGGAGGTCTTGGAAAGGAGGAAAGTTCAGAAAAGCAAGATGGAGAGCAAACAGAAGAGATTCCAACAGGTGTAAGTCCCTGTGATTCTGAAGTCCAAGCTGATGGTAGCTGTCTGCTTCTGCCAGAAGACACAATGTTCCTCCCTGGAAGATCTAAAAGCTGGTCCACAAAACCTTGCAAGTCCTTAGGAAACAGCTTGAAAAGAGCTCATGGATCAAGCAGTGAAAGAGACCTTGCTGGGACATTTGGGGACTCTCCTGATGATCCAGATAAACCAGCACAGAAGACCACAGATAATACACCATCAAACGAACCGTAA
- the rps27l gene encoding 40S ribosomal protein S27-like, giving the protein MSLPIRFMKLRLATPQLPERLEESSSSSERHECEYQQLPTMPLAKDLLNPSFDFERRQHKKKRLVQSPNSYFMDVKCPGCYKITTVFSHAQTVVLCVGCSTVLCQPTGGKARLTEGCSFRRKQH; this is encoded by the exons ATGTCTCTCCCGATCCGCTTTATGAAGCTGCGCCTGGCAACCCCGCAGTTACCCGAGAGACTCGAggaaagcagcagcagcagcgagaGACACGAATGCGAATATCAGCAGCTCCCGACAATGCCT ctgGCCAAAGATCTGCTGAACCCGTCCTTTGATTTTGAGAGAAGGCAACATAAGAAGAAAAGGCTTGTGCAGAGTCCCAACTCGTACTTCATGGATGTGAAATGCCCAG GCTGTTATAAGATCACGACTGTGTTCAGTCATGCGCAGACGGTTGTGTTGTGCGTTGGCTGTTCGACGGTGCTCTGCCAGCCCACAGGAGGAAAAGCAAGGCTGACCGAGG GTTGTTCTTTCAGAAGAAAGCAGCACTGA